A single genomic interval of Pyrobaculum arsenaticum DSM 13514 harbors:
- a CDS encoding V-type ATPase 116kDa subunit family protein: MPLERVIEFRVAGNVDALPELIYFLGKAGVAMFEERPAKLPRPRDPALFQKAKKIDEVLNQLLLYVQPRQLSLPLEPLESQVDAVLEKLAALQKEVSYYLKLVDELKAKLSVSREVAALRAASVPKTEVLETLVALPGKSVKEAAELVKTFNASAMQYGNALIIAVSREKARQLRAGLERLGARVFSLWEIAELEPPEALQDRLKKAEEELASLVQKHSDLINYAYTLRYAVGAVMDVYNKSAIDEGSEVGRLFASYEKEIEKVEKQLSDLRKIKLVLDSLGGGFKLPEGFRMYVDPETPIAAPHVLQEVGGVKVALVRGEARGVEVPPEYLADVEAGRRVVEDAIRSAEASLQRLRRDLEALERQYSEYSLYGDKKWEEHNDMASLVFYVLEKDVKKVDEALSEFAARNIAKLDVVRRTRYKYFDQVPAERRPTLEKYPTPIRQFTKIVYMYGVPRPYEISPVPLAALLFPIFFGWMYGDLGHGFLLFLLGVLLMKRLYGGRYKDWGIIWALTGAVSMFFGAFVYHEAFGFSLEKLGIELPTAPLFHMFGEHQLVLVEGVVVAIGAAFVLGFLLIFLAFLSKIVNTVLKGEADVALGIVLPQTLLFLSFAMVFFSLVKDALHLTFLTPVVSLPWPYVLVGSLVWSGVGTFVLRARYKHHEEAPPITEEFIVGIVEGALGALANIPSFARLVILILIHGVLTKLVNGLAIALGPAGVLFAVFGHSLIAAAEGLFSTVQSLRLIFYEVLSKFYEGRGRLFTPLALP, from the coding sequence ATGCCTCTTGAACGCGTTATCGAGTTTAGAGTTGCTGGAAACGTGGACGCCCTTCCTGAGCTGATCTATTTTCTCGGAAAGGCCGGTGTGGCTATGTTTGAGGAGCGGCCCGCCAAACTTCCGAGGCCGAGGGATCCCGCGCTTTTTCAGAAGGCAAAGAAGATCGACGAGGTCCTCAACCAGCTCCTCCTGTATGTACAGCCTCGCCAGTTGAGCCTGCCTCTGGAGCCTCTGGAGTCTCAGGTAGACGCAGTGCTGGAGAAGCTGGCCGCTCTGCAGAAGGAGGTGTCTTACTACTTAAAGCTCGTCGACGAGCTTAAGGCTAAGCTATCTGTATCACGCGAGGTGGCGGCTCTGAGGGCGGCGTCGGTCCCGAAGACGGAGGTGTTGGAGACGCTGGTGGCCTTGCCGGGAAAGTCGGTAAAGGAGGCGGCGGAGCTTGTAAAAACTTTCAACGCATCGGCGATGCAGTATGGCAACGCGTTGATTATAGCGGTGAGCAGAGAAAAGGCGAGGCAACTGAGGGCCGGTTTGGAGAGACTGGGGGCTAGGGTCTTCTCCCTCTGGGAGATAGCCGAGCTGGAGCCTCCAGAGGCCTTGCAGGATAGGCTGAAGAAGGCGGAGGAGGAACTCGCCTCTCTTGTTCAGAAACATAGCGATTTGATAAACTACGCTTACACTCTCAGGTATGCGGTAGGCGCCGTTATGGACGTCTACAACAAGTCGGCAATAGATGAGGGGTCCGAGGTAGGCCGCCTATTCGCCTCCTACGAGAAGGAGATAGAGAAAGTTGAGAAGCAGTTGTCTGATCTCCGCAAGATTAAGCTCGTGTTGGACTCCTTGGGAGGCGGCTTCAAACTCCCGGAAGGCTTCAGGATGTACGTAGACCCCGAGACCCCCATCGCGGCGCCGCATGTATTGCAGGAGGTCGGCGGCGTCAAGGTGGCGCTTGTGAGGGGGGAGGCGAGGGGGGTAGAGGTGCCTCCTGAATACCTCGCCGACGTGGAGGCGGGGAGGAGGGTTGTGGAAGACGCAATTAGGTCGGCAGAGGCCTCTCTGCAGAGATTGAGGAGGGATCTGGAGGCCTTAGAGAGGCAGTACTCCGAGTACTCGCTCTACGGCGACAAGAAGTGGGAGGAGCACAATGACATGGCTAGCTTGGTTTTCTACGTGTTGGAGAAGGACGTGAAGAAGGTGGACGAGGCGCTGTCTGAATTTGCGGCGCGTAACATCGCCAAGCTGGATGTGGTGAGGAGGACTCGCTACAAGTACTTTGACCAAGTCCCGGCAGAGAGGCGCCCCACGTTGGAGAAGTACCCCACGCCGATTAGGCAGTTCACAAAGATTGTCTACATGTACGGCGTGCCTAGGCCTTACGAGATCAGCCCTGTGCCGCTGGCGGCGCTCCTCTTTCCCATCTTCTTCGGCTGGATGTACGGCGACTTGGGCCACGGCTTTTTGCTCTTCCTGCTCGGCGTGTTGCTCATGAAACGGCTGTACGGCGGCCGGTACAAGGACTGGGGCATTATATGGGCGCTGACTGGGGCTGTGTCGATGTTTTTCGGCGCCTTTGTGTACCATGAGGCGTTTGGCTTTTCCCTGGAAAAGCTTGGAATAGAATTGCCTACAGCACCTCTCTTTCACATGTTTGGAGAGCACCAGCTCGTCTTGGTTGAGGGCGTAGTTGTGGCGATAGGCGCGGCGTTTGTACTAGGCTTCTTGTTGATCTTCTTGGCGTTTCTCTCAAAAATCGTCAACACTGTGCTTAAGGGAGAGGCAGATGTGGCGCTGGGGATAGTTCTGCCGCAGACTCTGCTCTTTCTCTCCTTTGCCATGGTGTTCTTCTCGCTTGTGAAGGACGCGTTGCACCTGACATTTCTCACGCCGGTAGTGTCGTTGCCGTGGCCCTACGTGCTTGTGGGGTCTCTAGTCTGGAGCGGCGTAGGCACATTTGTGCTTAGGGCCAGGTACAAACACCACGAGGAGGCCCCGCCTATAACTGAGGAGTTTATCGTCGGCATAGTCGAGGGGGCGCTGGGCGCCCTTGCCAATATCCCCAGCTTCGCTCGTCTTGTAATACTAATCCTGATACACGGCGTTTTGACAAAACTGGTGAACGGGCTCGCCATTGCGCTGGGACCGGCCGGGGTATTATTCGCCGTGTTTGGGCACTCCCTAATAGCCGCGGCTGAGGGCTTGTTCTCCACGGTACAATCGCTCCGTCTAATATTCTACGAGGTGTTGTCGAAGTTCTACGAGGGGAGGGGCCGCCTGTTCACCCCGCTGGCGTTGCCTTAA